Proteins from one Fragaria vesca subsp. vesca linkage group LG6, FraVesHawaii_1.0, whole genome shotgun sequence genomic window:
- the LOC101300745 gene encoding putative laccase-9-like, producing MSTQFPAFAVLIIILQLFISLARAEVHYHDFIVKEVNFTRLCESKLMLVVNESFPGPELRARKGDTIYVNVYNQGFYGFTIHWHGVKQPRNPWFDGPEFVTQCPISPGTNFTYQINLTTEEGTVWWHAHSDWTRASVHGTIVVLPALGTTYPFPVPDEEESIVFGSWYMGNLKETIDECMVPENATNLPEAAAYTINGQPGDFALCSANSSYRFKVDYGKTYLLRILNANIDAEMYFAIAEHNLTLIGMDGAYTKPLESSYIMISPGQTMDLLLNTNISTLGSYYMVAREYVSATIDTVSSYLDDAVAILEYNGSYSSLDAPVYPELLPMSLSQEPAYSFIKQIRSLATPEYPINVPTESDVTKRMYITASSNALYCTPDLGPSCVNISWAASVNNISWVNPSESILQAYYNNISEPIYETDFPDEPPVYFNFTDKSTAIDLGLTVQGTKVTMLEYNETVEMVFQGTDVEGASVNHPMHIHGLSFYVLGFGFGNYFAERDSKTFNLIDPPFVATFITPKNGWLAIRFVADNPGVWFWHCHMERHLTWGMESAFIVKNGGTPETTMLPPPATMPSCDVPLESSAIRDKLERVD from the exons ATGTCGACACAGTTTCCGGCGTTCGCTGTTCTTATTATCATCCTACAGCTCTTCATATCTCTGGCTCGAGCCGAAGTGCATTACCACGATTTCATA GTTAAGGAGGTAAACTTCACAAGATTGTGCGAGTCAAAGCTTATGTTAGTAGTAAACGAGAGTTTTCCCGGTCCAGAACTACGTGCTCGCAAAGGGGATACAATTTATGTTAATGTTTACAATCAAGGATTTTATGGTTTCACCATTCACTG GCATGGAGTAAAGCAACCCAGAAATCCATGGTTTGATGGCCCGGAATTTGTGACACAATGTCCAATTTCACCAGGAACAAATTTTACCTATCAAATTAATTTGACCACAGAAGAAGGAACTGTATGGTGGCATGCTCATAGTGACTGGACGAGAGCTAGCGTTCATGGAACCATTGTCGTCTTGCCTGCTCTTGGAACAACATATCCATTTCCTGTGCCTGATGAAGAGGAGAGCATTGTGTTTG GATCTTGGTATATGGGAAATTTGAAAGAAACGATTGACGAATGTATGGTGCCAGAAAATGCTACCAACTTACCCGAAGCAGCTGCTTACACAATAAATGGCCAACCTGGGGATTTTGCTCTATGCTCGGCCA ATTCATCATATCGGTTTAAGGTGGACTATGGCAAGACGTATCTTCTTCGGATTCTGAACGCAAACATTGATGCAGAGATGTACTTTGCAATTGCTGAGCATAATCTCACTTTGATTGGCATGGATGGTGCCTATACGAAACCCCTTGAATCAAGCTACATAATGATAAGCCCTGGACAAACAATGGATTTGTTGCTCAACACAAATATTTCGACTCTGGGGAGTTACTACATGGTTGCAAGAGAATATGTGAGTGCTACAATTGACACAGTATCTAGCTATCTGGATGATGCTGTTGCAATCCTTGAATATAATGGTAGCTACTCCAGTTTGGATGCTCCGGTATATCCTGAACTCCTTCCCATGTCCTTATCCCAAGAACCAGCATATAGCTTCATCAAGCAAATAAGAAGCTTAGCCACCCCAGAATATCCTATAAATGTCCCAACAGAGAGTGACGTTACTAAGAGAATGTATATAACAGCTTCCTCCAACGCTCTTTACTGCACTCCAGATTTAGGTCCCTCATGTGTCAACATATCTTGGGCTGCAAGCGTCAACAATATTAGTTGGGTTAATCCATCAGAATCTATTTTGCAAGCCTACTACAA CAACATAAGCGAGCCGATTTACGAAACAGATTTCCCAGATGAGCCCCCTGTTTATTTTAACTTCACCGATAAATCAACGGCGATAGATTTAGGCTTAACAGTCCAAGGAACAAAGGTGACGATGCTGGAATACAATGAAACAGTTGAGATGGTATTTCAAGGAACTGATGTGGAGGGAGCCTCCGTGAATCATCCAATGCACATCCATGGACTTAGCTTTTATGTGCTTGGGTTTGGTTTTGGGAATTACTTCGCCGAGAGGGACTCAAAAACCTTCAATCTGATTGATCCTCCTTTTGTAGCAACGTTCATAACTCCAAAAAATGGATGGTTAGCTATCCGATTCGTAGCTGATAATCCAG GTGTGTGGTTTTGGCATTGTCATATGGAGAGACATTTGACATGGGGTATGGAGTCTGCTTTTATAGTGAAGAATGGGGGCACACCGGAGACTACTATGCTCCCTCCTCCGGCTACAATGCCTTCCTGCGACGTGCCGTTGGAGTCTTCAGCCATCCGAGATAAACTAGAACGGGTTGATTAA
- the LOC101304408 gene encoding mavicyanin-like: MASSQLFFISLAILAIVAPSTLATDFTVGDDKGWTINVDYQAWAQGKLFYVGDNLVFNYPEGAHSVLKVNGTGFQQCAAPAGTVALTSGKDVINLATPGRKWYICGVSKHCEVGPQKLFITVMPASSAPSPSPTATSAATTSFFNGARFRWMIVVIGILGIFF; encoded by the exons ATGGCCTCTTCCCAGCTCTTCTTCATCAGCCTTGCCATTCTAGCAATTGTTGCCCCTTCAACTTTAGCCACAGATTTTACTGTTGGCGATGACAAAGGTTGGACCATTAATGTTGATTACCAAGCCTGGGCTCAGGGAAAGCTCTTCTATGTTGGTGACAACCTCG TTTTTAACTACCCAGAAGGAGCTCACAGTGTTCTCAAAGTGAATGGAACTGGGTTCCAACAATGTGCAGCTCCTGCAGGCACTGTGGCACTAACGAGTGGAAAGGATGTGATAAACCTAGCAACTCCAGGAAGAAAGTGGTACATTTGTGGTGTTTCTAAGCACTGTGAAGTTGGACCCCAGAAGTTGTTCATAACTGTGATGCCAGCTTCCTCTGCTCCTAGCCCAAGCCCCACTGCTACCTCAGCAGCAACTACCAGTTTTTTTAATGGAGCAAGATTTAGGTGGATGATCGTTGTTATAGGCATTCTTGGGATATTCTTTTAG
- the LOC101301028 gene encoding F-box/kelch-repeat protein At3g06240-like: MRMQFSMKPPSTMGLADLKGVKDAELDLKSFRGDRVAIRELEFPVCLDFVPEIVNVGSCNGIICVQVRKDFVLWNPCTGDHTVLPKPSGVSCSPQYYGFGYDEINDDYKVVKGSYIEIDDCGGEKPMIQVFSLRRGAWNTYPGPKNNCMRGQGGFVNGVLHWLWFEEWWEVDSTEIRPFSLAEEKFLEAMPIPWYGFGGILISGNHLCVYNDRGLVRILMMKEYGVMESWTEVLYLTFHTVPQIYEEILMVKPLWILENGDVLAYKYNKEATCQYINQMIRYLRMLSGLYGVTSLKQSLTEKL; encoded by the coding sequence ATGCGGATGCAGTTCTCCATGAAGCCGCCCAGCACCATGGGCTTGGCGGATTTGAAGGGTGTGAAGGACGCTGAGCTGGATTTGAAGAGTTTCAGAGGTGACCGTGTCGCAATCAGAGAGCTGGAGTTTCCGGTGTGTCTTGATTTCGTTCCCGAGATTGTGAATGTTGGTAGTTGTAATGGGATTATTTGTGTTCAGGTTCGCAAGGATTTTGTGTTGTGGAACCCTTGTACTGGAGACCACACGGTGTTGCCGAAACCGAGTGGTGTTTCGTGCTCTCCGCAGTATTATGGATTCGGTTATGATGAAATCAATGATGATTACAAAGTAGTGAAGGGGTCATATATTGAAATTGATGATTGTGGTGGGGAGAAACCGATGATTCAGGTGTTTTCGCTGAGGAGAGGTGCATGGAACACCTATCCAGGCCCAAAGAACAATTGCATGAGAGGGCAGGGGGGTTTTGTGAATGGAGTGCTGCATTGGTTGTGGTTTGAGGAGTGGTGGGAGGTTGACAGCACGGAGATTAGGCCTTTTAGTTTAGCTGAGGAGAAATTTCTGGAGGCAATGCCGATTCCCTGGTATGGTTTTGGTGGAATTTTGATTTCAGGGAATCATCTCTGTGTATATAATGACAGAGGGCTGGTGAGGATTCTGATGATGAAGGAATATGGGGTCATGGAGTCTTGGACTGAAGTTCTGTATCTGACTTTTCATACTGTACCTCAGATATATGAGGAAATATTAATGGTGAAACCTCTGTGGATTCTAGAGAATGGGGATGTTTTGGCGTACAAATACAACAAGGAGGCTACTTGTCAGTATATAAACCAAATGATAAGGTATTTACGAATGTTATCAGGCCTATATGGAGTAACAAGTTTGAAGCAGTCACTTACAGAGAAACTTTAG